The proteins below are encoded in one region of Vespula pensylvanica isolate Volc-1 chromosome 4, ASM1446617v1, whole genome shotgun sequence:
- the LOC122628795 gene encoding uncharacterized protein LOC122628795 isoform X2: MFLVLLTCVVGTLSLAGNDRGVPNSVQRNQRYALSEFLIPPPLPQLPSRVFPGGRTGRTVNPHPAESLGYFSKFISWLNPFTSGTTAETPLPLPPETLHPPKFIQSHVPPLPPSGQPSGLPLATPQVYNVLPPPVFDRPPLPQPPSPADIYNNLNPQAKNKNCNPCNKVPWLPMNHGGAYLPPSNQDGHIGVVGGEYLPPSNHGLVAAASQEVKIPDFFYAPPLQNGEIPPIGPLPNPHLYPGPMPPLFKAEIFDYPSQSNYPTKGNLLHHEVPISTVIETSPSLPLGTSNDQTNNSGDRNLGIPQEGQTIFESHQVSGSRLSHNEFGNQGYGGVQIDSFSSASHENQQGSVVHPNFNKENDATSIKQNFDESKINQFTEPNTSGNFEHTSFGNNQQFVDSSGLDFQRTDQTVLPSVIGNDHYAFGNAGSGQQTYNGDISSSIGTVKDSHASGTNVENPIYFEESPLTDLTKTSESRTDSPSISSSPATFIDLDGEQKSKATLDYESRSNSFQVQQEINRLGSLGGSNDSFLNYSTESNVIKDLFGIDKINEQTWRNTKPTTLTAGGLQNFDTLFVAPQGQLTDSWSVVLSTTMRTTQDETLLDNLGKNKDTNREDHSLQQYGGKRNKQVQVIIPYTSQYTPLPFHSSYDDKDNVKVNQQRTVSFVDVSNRDNYVSQESRSESKVISLPETVTVSSNLNILDDHTTKVATTTTEAVFNISTKKVNNSIDVHRLQKNIDNWTIQEYSRGTTFSTILPSSRPYLQPSKKIPNEYFTTTESGVHVDDLNDHEGNVRSFALAGFSFNDIEDEGPNSFEESRIQAIHVENPTTKTEFNTSNVNENKSNATTKKQESSWKSFPVSISTVDKERVYVVTPQTTTTVATERREEENKSSTKSSKKGSVVYSKSIENKQDEFEKIERAYQVLPQAVNNLAVASTGPETLPLWGIMEHEEFASLGQNEDENNDDESIVAPILYAGHSKVSRARR; encoded by the exons ATGTTCTTAGTATTGTTGACATGTGTCGTTGGTACACTTTCATTGGCGGGCAATGATCGAGGCGTTCCAAATTCGGTACAACGAAACCAAAGATACGCCTTGAGCGAATTTCTGATCCCACCGCCGCTACCACAGTTGCCATCACGTGTATTTCCCGGAGGAAGGACTGGACGAACTGTTAATCCACATCCTGCTGAATCTCTTGGTTATTTTTCAAAGTTCATAAGTTGGTTAAATCCGTTTACTAGTGGTACTACCGCGGAAAcacctctacctctacctccTGAAACGCTCCATCCGCCAAAGTTTATTCAATCACACGTGCCACCATTACCACCATCGGGGCAACCATCTGGACTGCCACTAGCAACGCCTCAAGTTTACAATGTACTACCACCACCTGTCTTTGACAGACCACCATTGCCTCAACCGCCATCTCCTGCAGATATTTACAACAATCTAAATCCACAAGCCAAAAACAAGAATTGTAATCCGTGCAATAAAGTTCCTTGGTTACCCATGAATCATGGAGGAGCTTACCTTCCTCCAAGCAATCAAGATGGACATATCGGAGTCGTGGGTGGAGAATATCTTCCACCGAGTAATCACGGACTCGTTGCTGCGGCATCTCAAGAAGTCAAAATACCAGATTTCTTTTACGCACCACCTTTACAAAACGGAGAAATTCCACCGATCGGACCTCTACCGAATCCACATTTGTATCCAGGTCCCATGCCTCCTCTGTTCAAAgcagaaatatttgattatccTTCACAATCGAATTATCCTACTAAAGGAAATTTACTACATCACGAGGTACCCATATCGACTGTTATTGAAACAAGTCCATCGTTACCTTTGGGAACATCGAACGATCAAACGAACAACTCCGGTGATAGAAATTTAGGAATTCCTCAAGAAGGACAAACTATTTTCGAAAGTCATCAAGTATCTGGTTCAAGATTAAGTCATAATGAATTTGGTAATCAAGGATATGGTGGAGTTCAAATAGACTCTTTTTCTAGTGCTTCTCATGAGAATCAACAAGGATCCGTGGTTCAcccaaattttaataaagaaaatgatgcaACGtcgattaaacaaaatttcgaTGAATCCAAGATAAACCAGTTTACAGAACCCAATACATCCGGTAATTTCGAGCATACAAGTTTCGGGAACAATCAACAATTCGTTGATTCTTCTGGATTGGATTTTCAAAGAACCGATCAGACTGTTCTCCCATCTGTAATAGGAAATGATCATTATGCATTTGGAAATGCAGGATCGGGACAGCAAACATATAATGGTGATATATCATCTAGTATCGGTACAGTGAAAGATTCCCATGCGTCAGGTACTAATGTAGAAAATCCaatatatttcgaagaatCGCCATTGACGGATTTAACGAAGACGAGTGAAAGTCGTACGGATTCGCCCTCGATATCATCCTCTCCTGCTACCTTCATTGATCTTGATGGAGAACAAAAATCTAAGGCAACCTTGGATTATGAATCGAGATCGAATTCTTTCCAAGTACAAcaagaaattaatcgattaggATCATTGGGTGGTAGTAACGATAgttttttgaattattcaaCAGAAAGTAATGTGATCAAAGACTTGTTCGGAATTGACAAAATTAATGAGCAAACATGGAGAAATACTAAACCGACTACTTTGACTGCGGGAGGTTTGCAGAATTTTGATACTTTATTCGTAGCGCCACAAGGACAATTAACTGATTCTTGGTCAGTCGTTTTGTCGACGACCATGAGGACGACGCAAGATGAAACTTTATTAGATAATTtaggaaaaaacaaagatacaaATAGGGAAGATCATAGTTTACAGCAGTatggaggaaagagaaataaacag GTACAGGTAATAATTCCTTACACGTCTCAATATACTCCGTTACCTTTCCATTCATCCTATGACGATAAAGATAATGTGAAAGTAAATCAACAACGGACAGTATCTTTCGTGGACGTATCGAATCGTGATAATTATGTCAGTCAAGAGTCTAGAAGCGAGAGTAAGGTGATAAGTCTTCCAGAAACGGTGACAGTTTCTAgcaatttgaatattttggATGATCATACGACGAAAGttgcgacgacgacgactgaAGCTGTCTTTAATATTAGTACGAAGAAGGTTAACAATTCGATAGACGTTCATAGATTACAAAAGAATATCGACAATTGGACGATACag GAATATTCTCGAGGAACCACTTTTAGCACGATCTTACCCAGTTCCCGTCCTTATCTGCAACCATCGAAAAAAATACCTAATGAATATTTCACGACAACGGAATCTGGCGTACATGTGGACGATTTGAACGATCATGAAGGAAATGTAAGATCTTTTGCATTGGCTGGATTCAGTTTTAACGATATTGAGGATGAGGGACCTAATTCATTCGAGGAATCTAGGATACAG gcTATACACGTTGAAAATCCAACAACTAAAACGGAATTTAATACGTCGAATGTAAACGAAAATAAGTCGAACGCGACcacgaagaaacaagaaagttCTTGGAAAAGTTTTCCAGTGTCGATTTCGACGGTCGATAAGGAACGAGTCTATGTCGTGACTCCTCAGACAACTACGACCGTTGCAACCGAGCGTCGCGAGGAGGAAA